A part of Brassica rapa cultivar Chiifu-401-42 chromosome A05, CAAS_Brap_v3.01, whole genome shotgun sequence genomic DNA contains:
- the LOC103869832 gene encoding uncharacterized protein LOC103869832 gives MEKNVPISKKLWNVVRFVMYMLHKGISKQKLLADFNATLKRGKNLMFHNRRRVPATSSTAASQPRKEYEFSCSDTPNYSFPFSMAAFKKKSHHISLFACGQAPPTLDDDTSASLAVLELLNGVGDKEHGSKTPALSVEALTALSPYTLPGFGRSSPSVRPLRVTDSPFPLTEDGDVANGHVDKAAEEFIMKFYKNLNQQKKIEFSPN, from the coding sequence ATGGAGAAGAACGTACCAATAAGCAAGAAGCTATGGAACGTCGTACGTTTTGTCATGTACATGTTACACAAAGGCATCTCAAAGCAAAAGCTACTCGCCGACTTTAACGCCACTCTCAAACGCGGCAAGAATCTCATGTTCCACAACCGCCGCCGCGTCCCAGCCACCTCCTCCACCGCCGCGTCCCAACCGCGGAAAGAATACGAGTTTAGCTGCAGCGACACTCCAAACTACTCGTTCCCCTTTAGCATGGCCGCTTTCAAGAAGAAGAGTCACCACATTAGTCTCTTCGCGTGTGGTCAAGCGCCACCGACCCTCGACGACGATACCTCCGCCTCCTTAGCCGTGCTGGAGCTGCTCAACGGCGTAGGAGATAAAGAACACGGTAGTAAGACGCCGGCTTTGTCGGTCGAGGCTTTGACGGCGTTGTCTCCTTATACCTTGCCCGGGTTTGGACGGAGTTCTCCGTCAGTGAGACCTTTACGTGTGACGGACTCACCGTTCCCATTAACGGAAGATGGCGACGTGGCTAACGGACATGTGGACAAAGCAGCGGAGGAGTTTATAATGAAGTTTTACAAGAACTTGAATCAGCAAAAGAAGATTGAGTTCTCACCTAATTAA
- the LOC103869834 gene encoding cell division cycle protein 27 homolog A, which yields MLIFGFVQNPERQRFIRLRDLARSPREKARLLKFPLAARDLLLRDNLTHTHPSFCSPNATAPSLLVQFRRQNMETLLANCVEKNLTQFMFSNAIFLCERLLAQFPSEVNLQLLARCYLSNSQPYSAYYILKGSKTPESRYLFAFSCFKLDLLGEAESALLSTEQVPGGAAGHYLLGLIYRYAGRKNSSIQQFRMALSCDPLCWEAYAELCSLGAAGDASVVFGNVAAQRLQKTNVSQRINFSEGESRDQLIDSDKASKDTSVWQTEHVSGENQQDLKVKQLGAEILPDSDKQCNGSSHTNGWDLKTPSPVLTQVLDAPPPMLYKNMRRPEVEGLMYVHGESRRKFVSEEESSEAPEESGRRRSARIAARRKIPLFHSYGKDSHVLHHSPSESNGVPSLSSMIGKCRIQSSKEAMTSGQSIGDTGSSVDDEQNSNPRGSSPNPFSLMSGISEVLNLLKILGDGHRHLLMYNCQEALLVYQKLSEKQYNTHWVLMQVGKAYVELQDYFNADSVFTLAHQKSPYALEGMDTYSTVLYHLKEEMRLGYLAQELIAVDRLSPESWCASGNYYSLRKDHEAALKMFRRAIQLNDRFTYAHTLCGHELAALEDFEEAEKCYRKALSIDTRHYNAWYGLGMTYLHQEKFEFAQHQFQVALQINPRSSVIMCYFGIALHESKRNDEALKMMEKAIVADARNPLSKYFKANILADLGDYHRALEVLEELKDSAPHESSVHALLGKIYKQVKLYDKAVLNFGSALDLNPSPSDTVKIKACMERLTVPNELETEEDL from the exons ATGCTTATCTTTGGTTTTGTGCAAAACCCAGAACGACAACGTTTTATACGATTGCGAGACTTGGCACGCTCTCCGCGTGAGAAGGCTAGGCTTTTGAAATTTCCCTTAGCGGCGCGCGATTTGCTGCTACGCGACAATCTCACACACACACATCCATCTTTTTGCTCTCCCAACGCCACAGCGCCCTCTCTTCTCGTTCAGTTTCGTCGTCAGAATATGGAGACTTTACTGGCGAATTGTGTGGAGAAAAACCTTACCCAGTTCATGTTCTCCAATGCGATCTTCCTTTGCGAACGTCTCCTCGCCCAATTCCCCTCTGAG GTGAACCTGCAATTGTTAGCTAGGTGTTACTTAAGTAACAGCCAACCTTATAGCGCTTATTACATCCTCAAAG GTTCAAAAACGCCTGAATCTCGGTATCTCTTTGCATTCTCATGCTTTAAGTTGGATCTCCTTGGAGAGGCTGAATCAGCATTGTTATCAACTGAACAA GTTCCTGGTGGTGCAGCTGGGCATTATCTTCTTGGTCTTATCTATAG ATATGCGGGGAGGAAGAATAGTTCGATACAACAGTTTAGGATGGCATTGTCATGTGATCCATTGTGTTGGGAAGCATATGCAGAACTTTGTAGTTTAG GTGCTGCTGGAGATGCCTCAGTAGTTTTTGGCAACGTCGCTGCCCAGCGTCTTCAGAAAACTAACGTCTCACAAAGAATAAACTTCTCAGAAGGAGAAAGCAGGGACCAGCTTATAGATTCCGACAAGGCGTCAAAAGATACCAGTGTATGGCAAACAGAACATGTTTCAGGAGAGAACCAACAAGATCTGAAAGTCAAGCAGCTTGGAGCAGAGATTCTGCCAGATAGTGACAAGCAATGTAACGGTAGTTCTCATACAAATGGATGGGACCTGAAAACACCTTCTCCAGTGCTTACACAG GTATTGGATGCTCCACCGCCAATGCTCTATAAGAATATGCGTCGTCCAGAAGTGGAAGGATTGATGTATGTACATGGAGAGTCTCGAAGAAAGTTTGTTAGTGAAGAAGAGTCATCAGAG GCTCCAGAAGAATCTGGGCGTCGCCGGAGTGCCAGAATAGCAGCAAGGAGAAAGATTCCTCTGTTTCACTCATATGGAAAAGATTCCCATGTGTTACATCATTCACCTTCCGAGTCAAACGGTGTACCTTCTCTTTCCTCGATGATTGGAAAATGCAGAATCCAAAGCAGCAAGGAAG CAATGACATCAGGCCAGTCTATAGGCGACACTGGAAGCTCTGTTGATGATGAGCAAAACTCAAACCCTCGTGGATCTTCCCCGAATCCTTTCAGTCTCATGTCTGGAATTTCAGAAGTGCTAAACCTTCTGAAAATTCTTGGAGATGGCCACAGGCATTTACTTATGTACAACTGTCAG GAAGCTTTGTTGGTATATCAAAAGCTATCTGAGAAACAATACAATACACACTGGGTTCTCATGCAG GTTGGAAAAGCATATGTTGAGCTACAAGACTACTTCAACGCTGACTCTGTCTTTACTCTCGCTCATCAAAAGTCTCCTTATGCTTTGGAAGGAATGGATACGTACTCCACTGTTCTTTAT CACCTGAAAGAAGAGATGAGGCTGGGCTATCTGGCTCAGGAGCTGATTGCAGTTGACCGCCTATCCCCAGAATCCTG GTGTGCTTCAGGGAACTACTACAGTTTGCGCAAAGATCACGAAGCTGCTCTTAAGATGTTTCGGAGAGCTATCCAACTGAACGATAGATTCACCTATGCACATACTCTTTGTGGTCACGA GCTTGCTGCATTAGAAGACTTTGAGGAGGCAGAGAAATGCTACCGGAAGGCACTGAGCATAGACACAAGACACTACAATGCATGGTACGGTCTTGGAATGACATACCTTCATCAGGAGAAATTCGAGTTTGCGCAGCATCAATTTCAAGTAGCTCTCCAAATAAACCCAAGATCTTCAGTCATCATGTGTTACTTTGGAATCGCGTTGCATGAGTCAAAG AGGAACGATGAAGCGTTGAAGATGATGGAGAAGGCTATAGTTGCTGATGCTAGGAATCCACTCTCGAAGTACTTTAAGGCTAACATATTGGCTGACCTCGGTGATTATCACAGAGCCCTGGAAGTTTTGGAAGAGCTCAAAGATTCTGCTCCTCATGAGAGCAGTGTCCATGCGTTGCTTGGCAAAATCTACAAACAAGTAAAGCTATACGACAAGGCCGTGTTAAATTTCGGCTCTGCGTTGGATTTAAACCCGTCTCCATCTGATACTGTCAAAATCAAG GCTTGCATGGAGAGGTTAACAGTACCAAACGAGTTGGAGACAGAGGAGGATCTCTAG
- the LOC103869835 gene encoding nuclear pore complex protein NUP35 → MSAHRTPKTGRQSLLFQDLASPVSARRGKFSTPGQAAAVSALWRENLGGSDLPPPPMYTLDDRSDFSPESGIADYSASPDVKSERRTPFQSSGKNVVTPGKGKLEASPSFSLLSGQQQSQQVSGSPSWWSQSKGGGSSAEQEDKGKGSPVEGVVQPGALVTLPPPREVARPEVQRQVIPTGNVQEEEWVTVYGFPPSDTNLVLREFEKCGMIVKHVPGPRNANWMHILYQNRSDAQKALSKTGMMINGVVIVGVKPVDPIQRQALNERLNNQGFMPLPPPSSTRDTEFNAARGASSRPHYLQNGSAFSPQPNGGAMAVPSKSMVSKFVDLMFGV, encoded by the exons ATGAGTGCTCACAGGACTCCTAAAACAGGGAGGCAATCTCTCCTCTTTCAAGATTTAGCTTCTCCCGTCTCAGCGCGCCGCGGAAAGTTCTCAACCCCGGGGCAAGCAGCTGCTGTATCTGCACTATGGCGTGAGAATCTCGGAGGCTCCGATCTTCCGCCGCCTCCGATGTATACTCTCGATGACCGGTCTGATTTCTCTCCGGAGTCTGGCATTGCAGACTACTCAGCGTCTCCGGATGTCAAATCCGAGAGACGGACGCCTTTCCAGAGCTCTGGGAAGAACGTTGTGACTCCCGGTAAAGGGAAGTTGGAAGCGAGTCCGTCTTTTTCGCTGCTGAGTGGGCAGCAGCAGAGTCAGCAGGTTTCCGGGAGTCCGAGTTGGTGGTCGCAGTCGAAGGGAGGTGGGAGTAGTGCGGAGCAGGAGGATAAAGGGAAGGGGTCTCCTGTTGAAGGGGTGGTTCAGCCAGGTGCTTTGGTTACTCTTCCGCCACCGAGGGAAGTTGCTAGGCCTGAGGTTCAGAGGCAGGTTATACCCACAGGGAATGTTCAGGAGGAAGAGTGGGTCACTGTCTATGG GTTTCCTCCAAGTGATACAAATTTGGTACTAAGAGAGTTTGAAAAGTGTGGTATGATCGTGAAACATGTTCCGGGTCCAAGGAATGCCAACTGGATGCACATTCTCTACCAG AACCGGTCTGACGCACAGAAGGCCCTGAGCAAAACCGGGATGATGATAAACGGAGTGGTAATAGTAGGTGTAAAGCCAGTAGACCCGATACAGAGACAAGCTTTAAACGAAAGACTGAACAACCAAGGATTCATGCCTTTACCTCCACCATCATCCACCAGAGACACCGAGTTCAACGCAGCTAGGGGGGCCTCCTCTCGTCCTCACTACTTGCAAAACGGAAGCGCCTTCTCCCCTCAACCAAATGGAGGTGCCATGGCCGTTCCATCAAAGTCGATGGTCTCAAAGTTCGTCGACCTGATGTTCGGTGTTTAA